A single window of Archangium gephyra DNA harbors:
- a CDS encoding TIGR02265 family protein translates to MDSSDALHLRIRAATEKDVLLGMFFDSSMENLQRQLGPTEAEAVRKEVFGSRNIVSFFRYPVADLLKLVDLGVKRNRTSSRKYDDAIADFGRAAVNYFFDSQAGKMMSFLSGDEPHRLMASSPAAYKAVTAFGERSYERVSARSGKLICHGELLGAAWTQGVVEQALLKAAKVSARVRMEVKNPSGSDFIAHVEW, encoded by the coding sequence ATGGACTCCAGTGACGCGCTGCACCTCCGCATCCGAGCGGCCACCGAGAAGGATGTGCTGCTCGGTATGTTCTTCGACAGCTCGATGGAGAATCTCCAGCGGCAGCTGGGACCCACGGAGGCCGAGGCCGTGCGCAAGGAGGTCTTCGGCTCGCGCAACATCGTGAGCTTCTTCCGCTACCCGGTGGCCGACCTCCTCAAGCTGGTCGACCTCGGCGTGAAGCGCAACAGGACGAGCTCGCGCAAATACGATGACGCCATCGCCGATTTCGGCCGCGCCGCGGTGAACTACTTCTTCGACTCGCAGGCCGGCAAGATGATGTCCTTCCTGTCCGGCGACGAGCCCCACCGCCTCATGGCCAGCTCCCCCGCCGCCTACAAGGCCGTCACCGCCTTCGGCGAGCGCTCCTATGAGCGCGTGAGCGCCCGCTCCGGCAAGCTCATCTGCCATGGGGAGCTGCTCGGCGCGGCGTGGACCCAGGGCGTCGTGGAGCAGGCCCTCCTGAAGGCCGCCAAGGTCAGTGCCCGCGTGCGCATGGAGGTGAAGAACCCCTCCGGCAGCGACTTCATCGCCCACGTGGAGTGGTGA
- a CDS encoding phosphoribosylanthranilate isomerase, whose translation MEASNTPRIKVCCISSVQEAHAAIRAGASALGLVSSMPSGPGVISEALIAEIAATVPPPIGTFLLTCSQDVRDIIAQQRRCRTNTVQICDRLTTGSYADLRGAMPGISLVQVIHVTGEASLEEALSVAPHVDALLLDSGNQSLAVKELGGTGRVHDWSISRRIREQVGVPVFLAGGLRPENVGEAIRQVGPFGLDLCSGVRTDGSLDTGKLERFFTRLRA comes from the coding sequence ATGGAAGCAAGCAACACCCCGCGCATCAAGGTCTGCTGCATCTCCAGTGTCCAGGAGGCCCACGCCGCCATCCGCGCTGGCGCGTCCGCGTTGGGGCTCGTCTCAAGCATGCCCAGCGGGCCCGGCGTCATCTCCGAAGCCCTCATCGCGGAGATCGCCGCCACCGTCCCGCCTCCCATCGGCACCTTCCTGCTCACGTGCAGCCAGGATGTGCGGGACATCATCGCCCAGCAGCGGCGCTGCCGGACCAACACCGTGCAGATCTGCGACCGGCTCACCACGGGGAGCTACGCGGACCTGCGCGGCGCCATGCCCGGCATCTCGCTCGTCCAGGTCATCCACGTCACCGGCGAGGCGTCCCTCGAGGAGGCCCTGAGCGTGGCCCCCCACGTGGATGCGCTGCTGCTCGACTCGGGCAACCAGTCCCTCGCGGTGAAGGAGCTGGGCGGCACCGGGCGCGTCCACGACTGGAGCATCAGCCGGCGCATCCGCGAGCAGGTGGGCGTGCCCGTGTTCCTCGCGGGCGGTCTGCGCCCGGAGAACGTGGGCGAGGCCATCCGCCAGGTGGGGCCCTTCGGGCTCGACCTGTGCAGCGGCGTCAGGACGGATGGCTCACTGGATACCGGAAAGCTCGAGCGGTTCTTCACACGGTTGCGCGCTTGA
- a CDS encoding CDP-alcohol phosphatidyltransferase family protein encodes MHRRTSLVLLNGLSLSRLPLAGVFVSTEDPLARAGLVVGAALTDFLDGWIARHRHLESYWGALIDPLADRGFVMVALAAFVAEGKLTPLEFGTLVVRDVTTGVGFVVARFLPSFRPVKFQARMLGKVVTTLQLGALMSVLVAPRLVKPLVAAVGVTSLAAVVDYTLTVWRKRARPVQASPLKRATV; translated from the coding sequence ATGCACCGACGAACGAGCCTCGTGCTCCTCAACGGGCTGTCGCTGAGCCGTCTGCCGTTGGCGGGGGTCTTCGTGTCGACGGAGGATCCGCTGGCCCGTGCGGGGCTGGTGGTGGGGGCGGCGCTGACGGACTTCCTGGACGGGTGGATCGCCCGTCACCGGCACCTGGAGTCGTATTGGGGCGCGCTCATCGATCCCCTGGCGGACCGGGGCTTCGTGATGGTGGCGCTGGCGGCCTTCGTGGCGGAGGGGAAGCTGACGCCCCTGGAGTTCGGCACGCTGGTGGTGCGTGACGTGACGACGGGGGTGGGCTTCGTGGTGGCGCGCTTCCTGCCGAGCTTCCGCCCGGTGAAGTTCCAGGCGCGGATGCTGGGCAAGGTGGTGACGACGCTGCAGCTGGGGGCGTTGATGTCGGTGCTGGTGGCGCCGCGGCTGGTGAAGCCGTTGGTGGCGGCGGTGGGGGTGACGTCGCTGGCGGCGGTGGTGGACTACACGCTGACGGTGTGGCGGAAGCGGGCGCGCCCGGTCCAGGCGAGCCCCCTCAAGCGCGCAACCGTGTGA